GTATAAACCTTTCTCTTGATTAGGATTTTTTACTAAAACTTTTTGCAAAACATCGTCTTCAACTTCTAAAGTTGTATCTGTTCCAGATTTTAAAGAATTTACTCTTGATTCGTTGATATCAAAGCCAACAACTGAATATTTTGTTGCAAATAATCGCGCTAAAGGTAAACCAACATAGCCTAAGCCTATAACTGCAATTTTTACTTTACTTTTTAATTCCATTTTTCAAATTTATTTAGGTCATTAAAACTCACGGCTTCGCCGTTCCGAGTCCCATTATCTGGTCTCAGCTACCTAAATTAATCATTTTCGGCAAATATAGTATAATAACTCTAGTTATTCAATACGGTTTCCCGTAATCCTTAAAAACAAATTGTTAATAAAAAAGCACTCAATCACAATACCTTACTAATCAGGATGTACATAAATACTTTATAAAAAAAACAGAAGAAAAAAATCTAAAAAAGATCTTCTCTTCTGTTAACTTTTATTGGATAACGCGGTTATTTATATTTTATTTTTAAAATACAGCCTAAAGTTTCTAAAACTAATATATAATAATTATTAGAGACTTCTTGTACAATCGCACTTTGATTACTAAATGCTCCCGACTCTAATTTAATTTTATCTCCAACTTGAATGGCCGAAACAGATACATCACTTATATTGGGTGCTTTAAGACTCGTTTTTATAATTTCTATTTCTTCATCTTTTACAATAGCTGGTTTTCCCAACCAAAATAAATACCTGACAACTCCTGCAACTTGAAAAACCGAATTTCTTTCCGAATCTGCTAATTGAACAAAAACATACGAATTAAAAAGTGGCACTTCTATCTTTTTTTTTCGATCTGACCACTGTTTAATCTGGGTTATCAAAGGACAATA
This portion of the Flavobacterium panacagri genome encodes:
- a CDS encoding UpxY family transcription antiterminator gives rise to the protein MNWYVVYTKPKWEKKVADKLKQVGIECYCPLITQIKQWSDRKKKIEVPLFNSYVFVQLADSERNSVFQVAGVVRYLFWLGKPAIVKDEEIEIIKTSLKAPNISDVSVSAIQVGDKIKLESGAFSNQSAIVQEVSNNYYILVLETLGCILKIKYK